The following proteins come from a genomic window of Rutidosis leptorrhynchoides isolate AG116_Rl617_1_P2 chromosome 10, CSIRO_AGI_Rlap_v1, whole genome shotgun sequence:
- the LOC139870709 gene encoding uncharacterized protein, whose protein sequence is MEERQGPQSDKWCDFHEAYGHDTDNCKSLMREIIAKIKAGELNHLREERKDERDPTHEKHIKVIWNTVDENEADGGRRMEQWMYAPIVFHTIPNWRLSEEPVVISAVIANRNIPRIYTDTGSETDILYLHCFSDYPFSVLDRLGYMTVKIVGITRKSMKAVGRVKLDVTLGTHPLVRTEIVDFTVLDGRSRFNALFGRRTLRKLGAITSTPHAELWFPTPNGVAVVHSEYVGPAKENSVVYEAQGNFIRGESSKQLFSRNDVNGYFKPYKMWEH, encoded by the exons ATGGAAGAACGTCAAGGACCACAAAGTGACAAGTGGTGTGATTTTCATGAAGCATATGGACACGACACTGACAATTGCAAATCGCTGATGAGAgaaatcattgcaaagatcaaAGCTGGGGAGCTAAACCATCT AAGAGAAGAGAGAAAAGACGAGAGGGATCCAACCCATGAGAAACATATTAAGGTTATATGGAATACGGTGGATGAAAATGAGGCAGACGGAGGGCGCAGGATGGAGCAATGGATGTATGCTCCAATCGTATTTCACACCATTCCAAATTGGCGTCTGTCAGAGGAGCCTGTGGTGATCTCAGCTGTAATTGCAAATAGAAACATTCCTCGAATCTATACTGATACAGGTAGTGAAACAGATATTTTATATCTGCATTGTTTCAGCGATTATCCGTTCAGCGTGCTGGATAGGCTTGGCTATATGACTGTGAAAATTGTTGGCATTACGAGAAAATCAATGAAGGCAGTTGGTAGAGTGAAGCTGGATGTAACATTGGGAACACATCCTTTAGTCCGAacagaaattgtggactttacagttcttgatggtaGATCAAGATTCAATGCATTGTTCGGTAGGCGAACTCTTCGCAAATTAGGAGCAATTACTTCCACACCACATGCAGAATTATGGTTCCCAACACCAAATGGTGTAGCAGTAGTGCACTCTGAGTATGTAGGACCCGCAAAAGAAAACTCAGTTGTTTATGAAGCTCAAGGGAATTTTATCAGAGGGGAATCATCGAAGCAGTTATTCAGCAGAAATGATGTGAACGGGTACTTTAAACCATATAAAATGTGGGAGCATTGA